Proteins from a genomic interval of Panthera uncia isolate 11264 unplaced genomic scaffold, Puncia_PCG_1.0 HiC_scaffold_1947, whole genome shotgun sequence:
- the LOC125917512 gene encoding oxysterol-binding protein-related protein 7, translating to MDFQERVPNSLAESIQSTKPSSALQASELWEVEEEPRGRLGAEGIMPERQEGHLLKKRKWPLKGWHKRYFVLEDGVLHYATTRQEITKGKLHGSIDVRLSVMSINKKAQRIDLDTEDNIYHLKIKSQDLFQSWVAQLRAHRLAQRLDMPRGSLPSTTHRKAPGAQLPAAGSASALPGVGPREKVSSWLRDSDGLDRCSHELSECQGKLQELHRLLQSLESLHRIPSAPVIPTHQASVTTERPKKGKRTSRMWCTQSFAKDDTIGRVGRLHGSVPNLSRYLESRDPSGPRGLPPPDYAHLQRTFWALAQKVHNSLSSVLAALTAEWDRLRDLHQGSELSRMGVSEASAGPRRLHSLSVSSDTTADSFSSLNPEEQEALYMKGRGLTPQLSQSSVLSLADSHTEFFDACEVLLSASSSENEGSEEEESCTSEITTSLSEEVLDLRGAECYQKGACVPGRAAGPPRRRCLPAASGPGADVSLWNILRNNIGKDLSKVSMPVQLNEPLNTLQRLCEELEYSSLLDQASRVADPCERMVYIAAFAVSAYSSTYHRAGCKPFNPVLGETYECERPDRGFRFISEQVSHHPPISACHAESENFIFWQDMKWKNKFWGKSLEIVPVGTVNVSLPRFGDHFEWNKVTSCIHNILSGQRWIEHYGEVLIRNTQDSSCHCKITFCKAKYWSSNVHEVQGAVFSRSGRVLHRLSGKWHEGLYRGSLPGGQCIWKPNSMPPDHERNFGFTQFALELNELTAELKRSLPSTDTRLRPDQRYLEEGNIQAAEAQKRRIEQLQRDRRRVMEENNIVHQARFFRRQTDSSGKEWWVTNNTYWRLRAEPGYGNLDGAVLW from the exons AGATACTTTGTGCTCGAGGACGGAGTCCTTCACTATGCAACGACGCGGCAAGAG ATCACCAAGGGGAAGCTTCATGGCTCCATTGACGTCCGACTGTCTGTTATGTCCATCAACAAAAAGGCCCAGCGCATTGACCTTGACACTGAAGACAACATCTACCACCTCAAG ATCAAATCCCAGGACCTCTTCCAGAGCTGGGTGGCCCAGCTTCGTGCCCACCGCCTAGCCCAGCGCCTAGACATGCCCCGAGGCTCGCTGCCCAGCACCACTCACCGGAAG GCTCCTGGTGCCCAGCTTCCAGCAGCAGGCAGTGCTTCGGCTCTCCCTGGGGTCGGACCTCGGGAGAAGGTGTCTTCCTGGCTGAGGGACAGTGATGGGCTAGACCGCTGCTCTCATG AGCTCTCTGAGTGTCAGGGGAAGCTCCAGGAACTACACAGACTcctccagagcctggagtcccTGCACCGGATCCCCTCGGCCCCTGTTATCCCCACGCACCAG GCCTCAGTGACAACTGAGAGACCCAAGAAGGGGAAACGGACTAGCCGCATGTGGTGCACACAGAGTTTCGCCAAGGACGACACCATCGGACGG gtTGGTCGTCTCCACGGCTCTGTTCCCAACCTGTCTCGCTACCTGGAGTCCCGGGACCCCTCAGGCCCCCGCGGGCTGCCACCTCCAGACTATGCCCACCTGCAGCGTACTTTCTGGGCCCTGGCCCAGAAGG TGCACAATTCCCTCAGCAGTGTCCTGGCTGCCCTCACCGCTGAATGGGACCGACTGCGGGACCTGCACCAGGGTTCAGAGCTGTCGCGGATGGGG GTCTCTGAGGCCTCAGCTGGCCCGAGGCGCCTCCACTCGCTCTCCGTCTCCTCGGACACCACTGCAGACTCCTTCAGCTCCCTCAACCCTGAGGAG CAAGAAGCCCTGTACATGAAGGGGCGGGGGCTGACCCCCCAGCTGTCCCAGAGCAGCGTCCTGTCCCTTGCTGATTCCCACACAGAGTTCTTTGATGCCTGTGAGGTTCTCCTCTCTGCCAGCTCTTCTGAGAATGAG GGCTCAGAGGAGGAGGAGTCGTGCACCAGTGAAATCACCACCAGCCTGTCTGAGGAGGTGCTGGACCTCAGGGGAGCTGAGTGCTACCAGAAAG GGGCGTGTGTTCCAGGGAGAGCTGCGGGGCCACCCCGTCGCCGCTGCCTGCCGGCGGCCAGCGGGCCAGGGGCTGACGTGAGCTTGTGGAACATACTTCGGAACAACATCGGCAAGGACCTGTCCAAGGTGTCCATGCCTGTGCAGCTCAACGAGCCGCTCAACACTCTGCAGCGGCTCTGCGAGGAGCTGGAGTACAGTAGCCTCCTGGACCAGGCCAGCCGCGTGGCGGACCCCTGCGAGCGCATG GTGTACATCGCGGCCTTTGCCGTCTCTGCCTACTCGTCCACGTACCACCGAGCAGGCTGTAAGCCCTTCAACCCCGTCCTGGGGGAGACCTACGAGTGTGAGCGGCCTGACCGAGGCTTCCGCTTCATCAGTGAGCAG GTCTCCCACCACCCTCCCATCTCGGCATGCCATGCGGAGTCTGAGAACTTCATCTTCTGGCAAG ACATGAAGTGGAAGAACAAGTTTTGGGGCAAATCCCTGGAGATTGTGCCTGTGGGGACCGTCAATGTCAGCCTGCCCAG attTGGGGACCACTTTGAGTGGAATAAGGTGACGTCCTGCATTCACAACATTCTGAGCGGCCAGCGCTGGATCGAGCACTATGGGGAGGTGCTCATCCGGAACACGCAGGACAGCTCCTGTCACTGCAAGATCACCTTCTGCAAG gccaagTACTGGAGCTCCAACGTCCACGAGGTGCAGGGGGCTGTGTTCAGCCGGAGCGGCCGTGTCCTCCACCGACTCTCCGGGAAGTGGCACGAGGGGCTATACCGGGGATCCCTGCCCGGCGGTCAGTGCATCTGGAAACCCA ACTCCATGCCCCCGGACCACGAGCGAAACTTCGGCTTCACTCAGTTTGCCTTGGAGCTGAATGAGCTGACGGCAGAGCTGAAACGGTCACTGCCTTCCACGGACACGCGGCTCCGGCCAGACCAGAG GTACTTGGAGGAGGGAAACATACAGGCCGCTGAAGCCCAGAAGAGAAGGATCGAGCAGCTTCAGCGGGACAGGCGCAGAGTGATGGAGGAGAACAACATCGTCCACCAGGCTCGCTTCTTCAG gcGGCAGACAGACAGCAGTGGGAAGGAGTGGTGGGTGACCAACAACACGTACTGGAGGCTGCGGGCCGAGCCAGGATACGGGAACCTGGATGGGGCCGTGCTCTGGTAG